A genome region from Syntrophaceae bacterium includes the following:
- the hypB gene encoding hydrogenase nickel incorporation protein HypB — protein MKVTVVKNVLDANERIAAENRRLFDEKGIYVINLMSSPGAGKTSLVEKTITALKDRYRIAVIEGDIQDTCDADRVAALGIPAVQINTGGACHIDGNMIREALPALDLDRVDLLITENVGNLVCPAEFKIGENAKVMILSTPEGADKPAKYPLMFQESAVMVINKMDLKPYVDFDLEKARRDALALNRDLKIFEVSCKTGQGLEGWVDWLAGQIEAFRNR, from the coding sequence ATGAAAGTCACCGTTGTGAAGAACGTGCTCGACGCCAACGAGCGGATCGCCGCGGAGAACCGCAGGCTGTTCGACGAGAAGGGGATCTACGTCATCAACCTCATGAGCTCTCCCGGCGCGGGCAAGACGTCTCTCGTGGAGAAGACGATCACGGCGCTGAAGGACCGCTACCGCATCGCCGTCATCGAGGGGGACATCCAGGACACCTGTGACGCCGACCGGGTGGCGGCCCTGGGCATCCCCGCCGTCCAGATCAACACGGGCGGCGCCTGCCACATCGACGGCAACATGATCCGCGAGGCGCTGCCGGCCCTCGATCTCGACAGGGTGGACCTGCTGATCACGGAGAACGTGGGCAACCTCGTCTGCCCCGCCGAGTTCAAGATCGGCGAGAACGCCAAGGTGATGATCCTGAGCACGCCCGAGGGGGCGGACAAGCCCGCCAAGTACCCCCTGATGTTCCAGGAGTCGGCCGTCATGGTCATCAACAAGATGGACCTCAAGCCCTACGTGGACTTCGATCTCGAGAAGGCGCGGCGGGACGCCCTGGCCCTGAACCGCGACCTCAAGATCTTCGAGGTCTCCTGCAAGACCGGCCAGGGGCTCGAGGGCTGGGTGGACTGGCTGGCCGGCCAGATCGAGGCCTTCCGGAATCGATGA